From a region of the Candidatus Eisenbacteria bacterium genome:
- a CDS encoding biopolymer transporter ExbD, producing the protein MRRHRVPGYHLPITKVNVVPIIDVSLVLVIILLVTAPLMTVADLPVDLPQAQTREAEDERNVSITLSSTGALAVDEEVVTRESLPAVLQNHLKQSGNEDVLVVVRADSGAPYATVQGLLQDARAAGATRLAIATRQRTEGAQ; encoded by the coding sequence ATGCGCCGGCACCGCGTACCCGGATACCATCTCCCGATCACCAAGGTGAACGTCGTTCCGATCATCGACGTCTCGCTGGTGCTGGTGATCATCCTCCTCGTGACCGCTCCGCTCATGACGGTGGCGGACCTCCCGGTGGACCTGCCGCAGGCCCAGACGCGCGAGGCCGAGGACGAGAGGAACGTGAGCATCACGCTGTCGTCCACGGGCGCGCTCGCCGTCGACGAGGAAGTCGTCACCCGCGAGTCGCTGCCCGCGGTGCTCCAGAACCATCTGAAGCAGAGCGGCAATGAGGACGTCCTCGTCGTCGTGCGCGCCGACTCGGGCGCTCCGTACGCGACCGTCCAGGGCCTGCTCCAGGACGCGCGCGCCGCGGGCGCGACGCGTCTCGCCATCGCCACCCGCCAGCGCACGGAGGGAGCCCAGTGA
- a CDS encoding biopolymer transporter ExbD, which translates to MRRTRMRHEEAITEPNMTPLIDVCLVLVIILLVSTPMAFQSSIAVQRAAQSGKAAKYTAKSERVEITLVSPEVVLVNQNQIPRASLQGLLKPLLDASATKLVVVRCGDGISHGAFVSVLDDAKACGASQIAVVGG; encoded by the coding sequence GTGCGCCGAACCCGCATGCGTCATGAAGAGGCGATCACCGAGCCGAACATGACGCCCCTGATCGACGTCTGTCTGGTGCTCGTCATCATCCTGCTGGTCTCGACTCCGATGGCGTTCCAGTCGAGCATCGCGGTGCAGCGCGCCGCCCAGTCGGGCAAGGCCGCCAAGTACACGGCCAAGTCGGAGCGCGTGGAGATCACCCTCGTATCTCCGGAGGTCGTGCTCGTGAACCAGAACCAGATCCCGCGCGCCAGTCTGCAGGGACTCCTGAAGCCGCTCCTCGACGCGAGCGCGACCAAGCTCGTGGTCGTCCGCTGCGGCGACGGGATCTCCCACGGCGCGTTCGTGAGCGTGCTGGACGACGCCAAGGCCTGCGGCGCGTCCCAGATCGCCGTGGTGGGAGGCTGA
- a CDS encoding MotA/TolQ/ExbB proton channel family protein: MFENFDWIEAMRTSPVMVIILVCSVLTLGFVIERTLYFWKRRGNPDSLLASALVALRSGNKEEAIRVCAADPHPFGPVGAEVIRAMDEQPEAFEERLHIAMSEQRLQLERNLGFIGTMGNVAPLIGLLGTVWGIMRAFHDMARTGSAGPSVVAAGVAEALFTTAAGLLVAVPAVMVYNNFVRRMGVALTVTENHARSLRLNGGVRQQKPAVQTTVRVA; encoded by the coding sequence ATGTTCGAGAATTTCGACTGGATCGAAGCGATGCGCACCAGCCCGGTGATGGTCATCATCCTGGTCTGCAGCGTGCTGACGCTGGGCTTCGTGATCGAGCGGACGTTGTACTTCTGGAAGCGGCGCGGGAACCCCGATTCCCTCCTGGCATCGGCCCTGGTGGCTCTGCGTTCGGGGAACAAGGAAGAGGCGATCCGGGTCTGCGCGGCGGATCCGCACCCCTTCGGTCCGGTGGGGGCGGAGGTGATCCGCGCCATGGACGAGCAGCCGGAAGCGTTCGAGGAGCGTCTCCACATCGCGATGAGCGAGCAGCGGCTCCAGCTCGAGCGGAACCTCGGGTTCATCGGCACGATGGGCAACGTCGCCCCCCTGATCGGGCTCCTCGGAACGGTGTGGGGCATCATGCGCGCGTTCCATGACATGGCGCGCACGGGCTCCGCGGGGCCCTCCGTGGTCGCGGCCGGCGTGGCCGAGGCGCTCTTCACCACGGCCGCGGGACTCCTCGTCGCGGTCCCGGCGGTGATGGTCTACAACAACTTCGTGCGCCGCATGGGCGTGGCGCTGACCGTCACGGAGAACCACGCGCGCAGCCTGCGGCTGAATGGCGGCGTCCGCCAGCAGAAGCCCGCCGTCCAGACCACGGTCCGCGTCGCCTAA
- a CDS encoding tetratricopeptide repeat protein, which translates to MMPIRRNRFPVWILVAAALAAPALDPAAARAGDDKKVEIDKKAAPGVLKEAGLSFEAARVLSGADKVAALEQVDAQVDAALRGDLSKDETAAARALSAMIRFELQDYESASRMWRSASEEFDKSPFRDDTEFASVRALEMAGRDREAAREWGEWEERHPLSPLRGEARLGRVWNHLRLGENEQAGKKLNELFKASPWYEKDARATLAKATLLYIEGKPVEALSAVGIKTQGAAAAYLRGLCYRAQGAVLQSAAAFQEVADRYPDSPLRDPALLAKADAFLLAKDYRSAAEEFGRVTKKAKDPKVIAEAEVRGAGSLFLAGSPDSALHTLRSIVERHPNSDVGARAQFLVGEVLVSRGQHAEAIVEMNRVLREYFQHSIAASAQYQVGRCLDAMGRKNDATGTYQAVVSGYPLEPEAPAAAYLAGVGLLAQGKPRAAAPYFQIVLDRYTAQMEKPNPNLDAFRTPGKLELVDASLCLLLYSYHKAGDLGQLAGAPHALLGKMPPSRSPWRAYALLIDADASAAQARYPEAQATLEKLMKEFPDHPAGAPATKLLAWSYARQGRDSLAIATEERLVSRYGSTARPDIVSSAYLDIAHDRFNQKNYRAAADNYAAFLKRYPGHPKRHVAHYQAGLACLRLNRAGDAVDHWEAIVKDSASAPIAEKAWARAGDLYFQAQRYEDAKRCYRGLLANFADTDAAGLAMLRMGQCEYNAGHDAAALARYSETVARFPDTPYSKEAQRGSELALYRMGQTAKGTAELAKLVEQYPTSSFAADALFQIAKSEYQAKRWAEAATGFRRVVSQFPGYSAADEAQFLLADAYGKAGDKEQARLSYEQFLAFFPESELRPTAEFQLGLHYFTNQDFMRAAVAFTQVLGDSATEEVSGASRYNLALCQRQMGQPEDAKATLLAYREKHPNDARAAEVAYQLGDLLEAAGNKEAALQEFQTALASRPSNALEMELLYRVGLNQENQGNVDAALKTYNRAVLSPDKRNPFRLSALARCAAIYESRNELTRAMNAYRDIAQNSKDNELAAAAAGRANELQSARGKKR; encoded by the coding sequence ATGATGCCCATTCGCCGCAATCGGTTCCCGGTCTGGATCCTGGTCGCCGCCGCGCTCGCCGCGCCGGCGCTGGATCCGGCGGCCGCGCGCGCCGGTGACGACAAGAAGGTCGAGATCGACAAGAAGGCCGCGCCGGGCGTGCTCAAGGAGGCGGGGCTCTCGTTCGAGGCCGCGCGCGTCCTGAGCGGCGCGGACAAGGTGGCGGCGCTGGAGCAGGTGGACGCGCAGGTGGACGCGGCGCTCCGCGGGGATCTCTCGAAGGACGAGACCGCGGCGGCGCGCGCGCTGTCGGCGATGATCCGCTTCGAGCTCCAGGACTACGAGTCGGCGTCCCGCATGTGGCGGAGCGCTTCGGAGGAATTCGACAAGAGTCCCTTCCGGGACGACACGGAATTCGCCTCGGTCCGCGCGCTGGAGATGGCGGGCCGGGACCGCGAGGCGGCTCGTGAGTGGGGCGAGTGGGAAGAGCGCCACCCGCTGAGCCCGCTTCGCGGGGAGGCGCGCCTCGGGCGCGTGTGGAACCACCTCCGCCTCGGTGAGAACGAGCAGGCGGGAAAGAAACTGAACGAGCTCTTCAAGGCGAGCCCGTGGTACGAGAAGGACGCGCGGGCGACGCTCGCCAAGGCGACCCTCCTCTATATCGAGGGAAAGCCGGTCGAGGCGCTCTCGGCGGTCGGCATCAAGACGCAGGGTGCCGCCGCCGCGTACCTGCGCGGGCTCTGCTACCGCGCGCAGGGCGCGGTGCTCCAGTCGGCGGCCGCGTTCCAGGAAGTCGCGGACCGCTACCCCGACTCCCCGCTCCGCGATCCGGCCCTCCTCGCGAAGGCGGACGCGTTCCTCCTCGCGAAAGACTACCGGAGCGCGGCGGAGGAGTTCGGCCGCGTCACGAAGAAGGCGAAGGATCCCAAGGTGATCGCCGAGGCCGAGGTGCGCGGCGCGGGCTCGCTCTTCCTCGCGGGCTCGCCCGACTCGGCGCTCCACACGCTCCGCTCCATCGTCGAGCGGCACCCGAACTCGGACGTGGGGGCGCGCGCACAGTTCCTGGTGGGCGAGGTCCTGGTGAGCCGGGGCCAGCACGCCGAGGCGATCGTCGAGATGAATCGCGTGCTGCGGGAGTACTTCCAGCACTCCATCGCGGCGAGCGCGCAGTACCAGGTGGGCCGGTGCCTCGACGCCATGGGCCGGAAGAACGACGCCACGGGCACCTACCAGGCCGTCGTCTCCGGCTATCCGCTCGAGCCCGAGGCTCCGGCGGCCGCGTACCTCGCGGGCGTCGGCCTTCTCGCGCAGGGGAAGCCACGCGCCGCGGCGCCGTACTTCCAGATCGTGCTCGACCGGTACACGGCGCAGATGGAGAAGCCGAATCCGAACCTGGACGCGTTCCGCACGCCCGGAAAGCTCGAGCTCGTGGACGCGTCGCTCTGCCTCCTTCTCTACTCGTATCACAAGGCGGGCGACCTCGGGCAGCTCGCGGGCGCGCCGCACGCACTCCTGGGAAAGATGCCGCCCAGCCGGTCGCCCTGGCGCGCGTATGCGCTCCTGATCGACGCGGACGCGTCGGCGGCCCAGGCGCGCTATCCCGAGGCGCAGGCCACGCTCGAGAAGCTCATGAAGGAGTTCCCCGACCATCCGGCGGGGGCTCCGGCGACGAAGCTCCTCGCGTGGAGCTACGCCCGACAGGGGCGCGATAGCCTCGCGATCGCGACCGAGGAGCGGCTCGTGTCCCGGTACGGCTCCACGGCGCGCCCGGACATCGTCTCGAGCGCGTATCTCGACATCGCGCACGACCGGTTCAACCAGAAGAACTACCGCGCCGCGGCGGACAACTACGCGGCGTTCCTGAAGCGCTACCCCGGCCATCCGAAGCGCCACGTCGCCCACTACCAGGCGGGGCTCGCGTGCTTGCGGCTCAACCGGGCCGGGGACGCGGTCGACCACTGGGAGGCCATCGTGAAGGACAGCGCCTCGGCGCCGATCGCCGAGAAGGCCTGGGCGCGGGCGGGCGACCTCTACTTCCAGGCGCAGCGCTACGAGGACGCGAAGCGGTGCTACCGCGGGCTGCTCGCGAACTTCGCCGACACGGACGCGGCCGGGCTCGCCATGCTGCGGATGGGCCAGTGCGAGTACAACGCCGGCCACGACGCGGCCGCCCTCGCGCGCTACTCCGAGACCGTCGCGCGCTTCCCGGACACGCCGTACTCCAAGGAGGCGCAGCGCGGATCCGAGCTCGCGCTCTACCGCATGGGCCAGACCGCCAAGGGAACGGCCGAGCTGGCGAAGCTGGTCGAGCAGTATCCGACCAGCTCGTTCGCGGCGGACGCGCTCTTCCAGATCGCGAAGTCCGAGTACCAGGCGAAGCGCTGGGCCGAGGCGGCGACCGGCTTCCGGCGCGTGGTGAGCCAGTTCCCCGGCTACTCCGCCGCCGACGAGGCGCAGTTCCTCCTCGCGGACGCGTACGGCAAGGCCGGCGACAAGGAGCAGGCGCGGCTCTCGTACGAGCAGTTCCTGGCCTTCTTCCCGGAGAGCGAGCTTCGACCCACCGCGGAGTTCCAGCTCGGGCTCCATTACTTCACGAACCAGGACTTCATGCGGGCGGCCGTCGCGTTCACCCAGGTGCTGGGCGACAGCGCGACGGAAGAGGTGAGCGGGGCCTCGCGCTACAACCTCGCGCTCTGCCAGCGTCAGATGGGCCAGCCCGAGGACGCGAAGGCGACGCTCCTCGCGTACCGGGAGAAGCACCCGAACGACGCGCGCGCGGCCGAGGTGGCGTACCAGCTCGGCGATCTGCTCGAGGCGGCCGGGAACAAGGAGGCGGCGCTCCAGGAGTTCCAGACCGCCCTCGCCTCGCGCCCCTCGAACGCGCTCGAGATGGAACTCCTCTACCGCGTCGGATTGAACCAGGAGAACCAGGGGAACGTGGATGCCGCGCTCAAGACCTACAACCGCGCGGTGCTCTCCCCCGACAAGCGCAATCCCTTCCGGCTCTCCGCGCTCGCCCGCTGCGCGGCGATCTACGAATCCCGGAATGAGCTCACGCGGGCGATGAATGCGTATCGCGACATCGCGCAGAACTCCAAGGACAACGAGCTGGCCGCGGCCGCGGCCGGCCGGGCGAACGAGCTGCAGTCGGCTCGGGGCAAGAAGCGCTAG
- a CDS encoding PorV/PorQ family protein — protein MIRMDWNRNVWTAAVLALVLSASPAAAEEESGGAPGSWLSDYVTARTLGLGGAFVAVADEATAVAWNPAGLALLVPNELRFETAQLFEDTSINAFNFAVPGNRLPSFGLSVIALSSGEFSRTNELNDDLGTFKQSESAYIFSMAKYLNTRFALGTNVKLVRQSVEEFSGSGFGFDLGAIYSVTPTVKVGASVMNLGGPNLTLRDTKETFPVEFRAGFSAVVLNGRGLLTAEVDQAEGPGMRFRGGSEYWVQPMIGLRVGMNETEPAGGLSYRFMEKYQFDYGVQDHAMGLTHRLGLTYRFGGFYASAKAEPQVFSPTGEKAVTKIDLNARTKAETESWTLVLVNKSDETVRTFGGKGAPPAHLLWDGKDETGLPLPDGDYRYTLTVRDLEGRVIDSRTRAVQISTGGPQGAVPVIPVE, from the coding sequence ATGATCCGCATGGATTGGAATCGGAACGTCTGGACCGCCGCGGTCCTGGCTCTCGTCCTGAGCGCCTCACCGGCGGCGGCCGAGGAGGAGAGCGGCGGCGCGCCGGGCTCCTGGCTCTCGGACTACGTGACCGCACGCACGCTCGGACTGGGCGGCGCCTTCGTGGCGGTGGCCGACGAGGCCACGGCCGTGGCGTGGAACCCCGCGGGGCTCGCGCTCCTCGTCCCGAACGAGCTGCGGTTCGAGACGGCGCAGCTCTTCGAGGACACGTCCATCAACGCGTTCAACTTCGCCGTGCCGGGCAACCGGCTCCCGAGTTTCGGGCTCTCGGTCATCGCCCTGAGCTCCGGCGAGTTCAGTCGCACCAACGAGCTGAACGACGATCTCGGCACCTTCAAGCAGTCCGAGAGCGCCTACATCTTCTCGATGGCGAAGTACCTCAACACGCGCTTCGCGCTGGGAACCAACGTGAAGCTGGTCCGCCAGAGCGTCGAGGAGTTCAGCGGGAGCGGCTTCGGGTTCGACCTCGGGGCGATCTACTCCGTGACCCCGACGGTCAAGGTCGGCGCGTCCGTGATGAACCTGGGCGGGCCGAATCTCACGCTCCGCGACACCAAGGAGACCTTCCCGGTCGAGTTCCGGGCCGGCTTCTCCGCCGTCGTCCTGAACGGACGCGGGCTCCTCACGGCGGAGGTGGACCAGGCCGAGGGACCCGGCATGCGGTTCCGCGGCGGGAGCGAGTACTGGGTGCAGCCGATGATCGGCCTCCGGGTCGGGATGAACGAGACGGAGCCCGCCGGCGGCCTGAGCTACCGGTTCATGGAGAAGTACCAGTTCGACTACGGCGTCCAGGACCACGCGATGGGCCTCACGCATCGCCTGGGCCTGACGTACCGGTTCGGCGGCTTCTACGCGAGCGCGAAGGCCGAACCCCAGGTCTTCTCCCCCACCGGCGAGAAGGCGGTCACCAAGATCGACCTGAACGCGCGGACCAAGGCGGAGACCGAGAGCTGGACGCTGGTCCTGGTCAACAAGTCCGACGAGACGGTCCGCACGTTCGGCGGCAAGGGCGCGCCTCCGGCGCACCTGCTGTGGGACGGAAAGGACGAGACCGGGCTTCCGCTTCCGGACGGCGACTACCGCTACACGCTCACCGTGCGCGACCTGGAAGGCCGTGTGATCGACAGCCGGACGCGCGCCGTTCAGATCTCGACGGGCGGGCCGCAGGGCGCGGTCCCGGTGATCCCGGTCGAGTAG
- a CDS encoding Ig-like domain-containing protein — protein sequence MRQAHPAAWLGFGLALLIGALFPSAALAQYTRLQVLLPGETAAPGTGTGKSGTPRAQVAGIPFAVTVRACDNSWNTVTSISNTIQLTSSDASATLPGATQLSSGQQTFQVTFNAGGNFTIQAHDETDGTIPDGNSASVASQVLDRFEFAGISQKHKYAGTPDGTQIWARTPNGATVTGFNGTVNLREITSYGEGRITPATVTFTNGTWSGNVTMYRADETSINRGNVNMYAFLPSNPAKNGTSDPFVVHPAAFSRLQVIVPGMTPMPGSVSGYTGSPATQAVGTAFTVGVYATDAYWNPVPSGDNINLNATGSFVKNPQNGPLTTSGDPPGGFRTFSVTLNTVGTQTVTVNDTTTPSITPSTSPSIQVIPAGTTGFAFVGIPAQVNAGTPTTITIRAVDSGGNLVPSYAADAILTANTGTGSITPSQITFANGVWTGPVTLFGAGGAVALTCADYSAPPKTGTSSNFVVNPGPYSKLQVILPGESPAGGTTAGKTGTPTNQTAGTPFNITVRAVDQWWNLVPGVNNRVGLSSTDTFGWMTADTTLANGQRVIPVRLHKSGLQTITATDLDDSNILTNTSSQVLIVGGTFARVLVLAPGETVAPGTATGRAGTPTDQSINYSFTLTVLATDQWWNPVGGATDVVRITSGDPMAQLPPDEAMVDGVAEMNIRLSTGGFQQITVSDVTNPSRTGSTTQVRAITSGFHLEAAITPSTARAGEFFTLTVKVTNDAGSVIQEINSFVTIEVRNAGNQMAGRGTLLTTQFQLLQGQRSVSQTYTFAEPIVLVARDDAGNAPATSNPITITPGVPAVLRLSSSPPWVGLNKHATLTARVEDAYENGVPGRTVAWTLLSGTGTITVPNDSTNAEGYAYADFLSPRSPETDRIRATSGSLSTELDLSVAYVDPAAAGGYVTNYPNPFHAGSEGTTIAYKLDNHATVNLRIFTTSGKLVRREVFQRETQGGIQGLNEWVWDGKNGKGEVVASGGYVAFIEAQGQGETVHVIKHKIAVVR from the coding sequence CGGGCACCGGCAAGAGCGGCACGCCGCGGGCCCAGGTCGCCGGCATTCCGTTCGCCGTGACGGTGCGCGCGTGCGACAACTCCTGGAACACCGTCACCTCCATCAGCAACACGATCCAGCTCACGTCCTCCGACGCGAGCGCCACGCTGCCCGGAGCCACGCAGCTCTCGTCCGGCCAGCAGACCTTCCAGGTGACGTTCAACGCGGGCGGAAACTTCACGATCCAGGCCCACGACGAGACGGACGGCACGATCCCGGACGGCAACTCGGCGTCGGTGGCCTCGCAGGTCCTCGACCGGTTCGAGTTCGCGGGGATCTCCCAGAAACACAAGTACGCGGGCACGCCGGACGGCACCCAGATCTGGGCCCGCACTCCGAACGGAGCCACCGTGACCGGCTTCAACGGAACGGTGAACCTCCGTGAGATCACGAGCTATGGCGAAGGACGGATCACGCCGGCGACGGTGACGTTCACGAACGGCACGTGGAGCGGAAACGTCACCATGTACCGTGCGGACGAGACGAGCATCAATCGCGGGAACGTCAACATGTACGCGTTCCTGCCTTCGAATCCTGCGAAGAACGGGACGAGTGACCCGTTCGTCGTCCACCCGGCCGCGTTTTCCAGGCTCCAGGTGATCGTTCCGGGCATGACGCCGATGCCGGGCAGCGTGTCCGGGTACACCGGCTCGCCCGCCACGCAGGCGGTCGGTACCGCGTTCACGGTCGGCGTCTATGCGACCGATGCGTACTGGAACCCGGTTCCGAGCGGCGACAACATCAATCTGAACGCGACGGGCTCGTTCGTGAAGAACCCTCAGAACGGTCCGCTCACCACCTCGGGCGATCCGCCGGGCGGCTTCCGGACCTTCTCGGTCACGCTGAACACGGTCGGAACTCAAACCGTCACCGTCAACGACACGACCACCCCGTCCATCACGCCGTCCACGAGCCCGTCGATCCAGGTGATCCCGGCCGGGACGACGGGATTCGCGTTCGTGGGGATCCCGGCTCAGGTCAATGCGGGCACTCCAACCACGATCACGATCCGCGCCGTCGACTCCGGCGGCAACCTGGTGCCGAGCTACGCGGCGGACGCGATTCTCACGGCGAACACGGGCACCGGCAGCATCACGCCAAGCCAGATCACGTTCGCAAACGGGGTGTGGACCGGTCCGGTCACGCTCTTCGGCGCGGGCGGCGCGGTCGCGCTCACGTGCGCGGACTACTCGGCGCCTCCGAAGACGGGTACGAGTAGCAACTTCGTGGTGAATCCAGGTCCCTACTCGAAGCTCCAGGTCATCCTTCCCGGTGAGTCCCCCGCCGGCGGAACGACCGCGGGCAAGACCGGTACGCCGACCAACCAGACAGCGGGCACGCCCTTCAACATCACCGTGAGGGCCGTGGACCAGTGGTGGAATCTCGTTCCCGGCGTGAACAACCGGGTGGGCCTCTCGTCCACCGACACATTCGGGTGGATGACGGCCGACACGACGCTCGCGAACGGACAGCGGGTGATCCCGGTCCGGCTCCACAAGTCCGGGCTCCAGACGATCACGGCCACCGATCTCGACGACAGCAACATCCTCACGAACACGTCGAGCCAGGTGCTCATCGTGGGCGGCACGTTCGCCCGCGTTCTGGTCCTGGCCCCCGGCGAGACCGTCGCCCCCGGAACCGCCACGGGCCGTGCCGGCACTCCGACGGACCAGTCGATCAACTACTCCTTCACCCTCACCGTGCTCGCGACCGACCAGTGGTGGAATCCGGTCGGCGGCGCCACGGACGTGGTCCGGATCACGTCGGGCGATCCGATGGCTCAGCTCCCGCCGGACGAGGCGATGGTGGACGGCGTGGCGGAGATGAACATCCGCCTCTCCACGGGCGGCTTCCAGCAGATCACGGTCTCCGACGTGACGAATCCGTCGCGCACGGGGAGCACGACGCAGGTTCGCGCGATCACGAGCGGCTTCCACCTCGAGGCGGCGATCACGCCCTCGACCGCGCGGGCGGGCGAGTTCTTCACGCTCACCGTCAAGGTGACCAACGACGCGGGTAGCGTGATCCAGGAGATCAACTCCTTCGTCACGATCGAGGTCCGGAACGCCGGCAACCAGATGGCGGGCCGCGGCACGCTGCTCACGACGCAGTTCCAGCTCCTCCAGGGACAGCGCTCGGTGAGCCAGACGTACACCTTCGCCGAGCCCATCGTCCTGGTCGCGCGCGACGACGCGGGGAACGCTCCCGCGACGAGCAACCCGATCACGATCACGCCGGGCGTACCGGCGGTGCTCCGCCTCTCGAGCAGCCCGCCCTGGGTGGGGCTCAACAAGCACGCAACGCTGACGGCGCGCGTCGAGGATGCGTACGAGAACGGCGTTCCAGGCAGGACGGTCGCCTGGACGCTCCTCTCCGGTACCGGAACGATCACCGTTCCGAACGACTCCACGAATGCGGAAGGCTATGCCTACGCCGACTTCCTGAGCCCGCGCAGCCCCGAGACCGATCGCATCCGTGCCACTTCGGGCAGCCTCTCCACGGAGCTCGACCTGTCCGTGGCGTACGTGGACCCGGCCGCGGCGGGCGGCTACGTCACGAACTACCCGAATCCGTTCCACGCGGGGTCCGAGGGAACCACGATCGCGTACAAGCTCGACAACCACGCGACCGTGAACCTCCGGATCTTCACGACGAGCGGAAAGCTGGTGCGCCGTGAGGTCTTCCAGCGCGAGACGCAGGGGGGCATTCAGGGCCTGAACGAGTGGGTGTGGGACGGTAAGAACGGCAAGGGAGAGGTGGTCGCGAGCGGCGGTTACGTCGCGTTCATCGAAGCCCAGGGACAGGGCGAGACGGTACACGTCATCAAGCACAAGATCGCGGTCGTCCGCTAG